In Patescibacteria group bacterium, a single genomic region encodes these proteins:
- a CDS encoding YbaB/EbfC family nucleoid-associated protein, giving the protein MSMLSKLKQFKDLRSQAKTMQQALAQETAHGSGAGGKVNVVMDGTQKILSLDIDSSLLTVTEKKKLEQGVIDAISGASKDLQKSMAKKIQSGEMTMPDLSSLK; this is encoded by the coding sequence ATGTCCATGCTCTCAAAGTTAAAACAATTTAAAGATCTGCGCAGCCAGGCTAAAACTATGCAACAAGCTTTAGCTCAAGAAACGGCTCATGGGAGTGGCGCTGGTGGTAAAGTAAATGTTGTCATGGATGGTACCCAAAAAATCTTATCACTCGATATTGATTCAAGCTTACTCACCGTCACGGAGAAAAAGAAACTGGAACAAGGTGTGATTGATGCCATTAGTGGTGCCAGTAAAGATCTCCAAAAGTCTATGGCCAAAAAAATCCAGAGTGGTGAAATGACGATGCCGGATTTATCCAGCCTGAAGTAA
- the recR gene encoding recombination mediator RecR — MSKYPATIEQLITAFTTLPGVGRKTAERYVVYLLKQPPAVIGQLLANLQAASRSIRLCERCFNFSNLALCDICKNPQRNQTVVCVVSDGTSIQALEQTGVYHGTYHILGGTVNQLEGIGPDQLHVAELVARIHTHGITEVIIALNPDMTGEATTLYIIDALKDSPVSISRLARGLATGSDIEYADDVTLTAALVDRKMIQQ, encoded by the coding sequence ATGTCCAAATATCCCGCTACGATTGAGCAATTAATTACAGCCTTTACTACTCTACCGGGAGTGGGACGAAAAACGGCTGAGCGCTACGTGGTATATTTACTAAAACAGCCACCGGCAGTGATTGGGCAACTCTTGGCTAATCTGCAGGCAGCGAGCCGGTCGATTCGTTTATGTGAACGTTGTTTTAATTTTTCCAATCTTGCCCTGTGTGATATCTGTAAAAACCCACAACGCAATCAAACTGTCGTATGTGTTGTGTCTGACGGGACATCAATTCAAGCCTTAGAACAGACTGGCGTCTATCATGGCACTTACCATATTTTAGGTGGTACGGTTAATCAGTTAGAAGGCATTGGGCCAGATCAACTGCATGTGGCTGAACTAGTCGCTCGCATTCACACGCACGGTATCACTGAGGTGATTATTGCTTTAAATCCGGACATGACTGGTGAAGCCACTACCTTATATATCATTGATGCTCTCAAAGATAGCCCGGTCTCAATCAGCCGTTTAGCGCGAGGTTTAGCGACTGGCAGCGACATTGAATACGCCGATGATGTCACACTGACGGCCGCACTGGTGGATCGGAAAATGATCCAACAATAA
- the rplU gene encoding 50S ribosomal protein L21, which translates to MIAVIKTGGKQLVVSPAEVITIEKIPGEVGSTVVFDQVLLVADTDGQNIQIGKPNLTTKVTGTITKQYRAKKIRIVKFKQKVHYRRNQGHRQHQTQVTIGEIK; encoded by the coding sequence ATGATCGCAGTTATTAAAACCGGTGGTAAACAACTCGTTGTTTCCCCAGCAGAGGTAATCACAATAGAGAAGATTCCAGGTGAGGTTGGCTCCACTGTAGTGTTTGATCAGGTGTTGCTGGTAGCAGACACGGATGGTCAAAACATCCAGATCGGTAAACCAAACTTAACCACTAAAGTGACTGGTACCATTACCAAACAGTATCGGGCGAAGAAAATTCGCATTGTGAAGTTCAAACAGAAAGTGCACTATCGCCGCAATCAAGGTCACCGGCAACACCAAACCCAGGTCACCATTGGGGAGATTAAATAA
- a CDS encoding DUF192 domain-containing protein, whose translation MLRYILLSLSVSLVLSGCVQSKTHVKVSNHVYSVWVADSLFEQATGLGDIAHLEPDQGMIFIFPQETEQVFWMKDVAYPIDIIWINDGKVIGSVTAQPDITLRFKSPDLVNMVLEVPAGTVARDGIKIGDKVALDES comes from the coding sequence ATGCTTCGTTACATACTACTCAGTCTCAGCGTTAGTTTAGTATTATCTGGCTGTGTTCAATCAAAAACACATGTAAAAGTGAGTAATCATGTTTACTCTGTTTGGGTAGCCGACTCACTGTTTGAACAAGCTACAGGTTTGGGGGATATAGCACATTTAGAACCTGATCAGGGTATGATCTTTATTTTTCCACAGGAAACTGAGCAGGTATTTTGGATGAAAGATGTTGCATACCCCATCGATATTATCTGGATAAATGATGGTAAGGTGATAGGTAGTGTCACGGCTCAGCCGGATATAACCTTACGGTTTAAATCCCCAGATCTGGTAAATATGGTGTTAGAAGTACCGGCCGGAACAGTGGCGCGGGATGGCATTAAAATAGGGGATAAGGTAGCCCTTGACGAATCTTAA
- a CDS encoding MraY family glycosyltransferase — translation MMVWSSLLAVAAATGVSFLIRKIALHYKIVDRPDLSPQRKDIKKRVPLLGGTAIWLVFFIITALQLIDLTSGYLLPKHLAGIWLAGGIIIIGGGLDDVFNLSPLKQLIFPLVACLVIIGSGIGVAYISNPFGNTISLTQIQWVLFTDHGLPYQITVWADIFTVVWLMLTMYTTKLLDGVDGLVSGIGAIGGIIIGLLCLSTTVQQPETASLAFIFAGACLGFLVWNLAPARLYLGEGGALFIGFMLGILAILSGGKIATALLILGLPLLDLLAVIIRRVVIEHKSPFKGDLSHLHFQLQQRGWKTGQIILVYYAITLAFGLSTLIFGGVIKIIMLGILLVLGLSLVLYASLHTTQSQR, via the coding sequence ATGATGGTTTGGTCTAGTTTGCTGGCAGTGGCTGCGGCAACTGGGGTGAGTTTTTTGATACGCAAAATTGCCTTACACTATAAAATTGTCGATCGACCAGATTTGTCTCCGCAGCGTAAAGATATTAAGAAACGTGTGCCACTATTAGGCGGTACGGCGATCTGGTTAGTTTTTTTTATTATCACCGCATTACAATTAATTGATTTAACCTCAGGCTATTTATTGCCTAAACATTTAGCTGGTATCTGGCTGGCCGGTGGCATTATTATTATTGGTGGAGGTTTAGATGATGTGTTTAATTTATCACCACTGAAACAATTAATTTTCCCGTTGGTGGCTTGTTTGGTGATAATTGGTAGCGGTATCGGTGTGGCCTATATTTCAAATCCCTTTGGTAATACTATATCTCTGACGCAAATACAATGGGTATTATTTACTGATCATGGTTTGCCTTACCAAATCACTGTGTGGGCAGATATTTTTACTGTAGTTTGGTTGATGTTAACGATGTATACCACTAAGTTGCTAGATGGGGTGGATGGATTAGTTAGTGGTATTGGGGCGATTGGCGGTATTATAATTGGCTTGCTCTGTTTAAGCACTACTGTACAGCAACCCGAAACTGCCAGTTTGGCCTTCATTTTTGCCGGTGCCTGTTTGGGTTTCTTGGTTTGGAATCTAGCACCGGCGCGACTTTATTTAGGTGAAGGCGGAGCTTTATTTATTGGTTTCATGCTGGGTATTCTAGCGATATTATCAGGTGGGAAAATAGCCACGGCTTTACTGATTTTAGGTTTACCACTCCTTGATTTACTAGCTGTTATAATTAGACGAGTAGTTATTGAACATAAATCACCGTTCAAGGGTGATTTATCTCATTTACACTTTCAACTACAGCAACGTGGCTGGAAAACCGGTCAGATTATCTTGGTTTATTATGCGATCACACTAGCTTTTGGTTTAAGTACACTGATATTTGGTGGTGTGATAAAAATAATCATGTTAGGAATCTTATTGGTGTTAGGACTAAGTTTAGTGCTGTATGCTTCGTTACATACTACTCAGTCTCAGCGTTAG
- the ruvX gene encoding Holliday junction resolvase RuvX — MKCLALDYGKARVGLALGDSDTKVAVGKGVLKSLSQNKVIEKIKAIVNLDHIDRVIVGLPVNLHGEATEMTIEVQRFIEKLRNHISVPVQTFDERYTSAMADRLLAGQTVPPGKQDEVAAQIILQNYLDSLVV, encoded by the coding sequence ATGAAATGTTTAGCCTTAGATTATGGCAAAGCCCGTGTCGGTTTGGCGCTGGGTGACAGTGACACAAAAGTGGCCGTGGGCAAAGGTGTGTTGAAAAGTCTCAGTCAAAATAAAGTGATTGAGAAAATTAAAGCCATTGTCAATTTGGATCATATTGATCGGGTGATTGTTGGCTTACCGGTAAATTTACATGGCGAGGCGACTGAGATGACCATTGAAGTACAACGGTTTATAGAAAAATTACGTAATCATATCAGCGTACCGGTGCAGACTTTTGATGAGCGTTATACATCCGCTATGGCCGATCGCTTACTGGCAGGTCAAACCGTGCCACCGGGCAAACAAGATGAAGTGGCGGCTCAGATCATTTTACAAAATTACTTAGATTCTTTGGTAGTATGA
- the map gene encoding type I methionyl aminopeptidase translates to MIHIHTPGEQTNLRASGKLLGDILRQLVAFTKPGVTLLQIEQLAQRLIQKEKAKPAFLGYHGYKNILCTSVNEEVVHCPPTGRVLLDGDILSIDAGVIVHGMYSDAAVTIPVGKISATAQKLIDVTRTSLYEIGVAQIKPGNKIGDIGHAIQTYVEQHGFSVVKQLVGHGIGRHLHEDPAIPNYGEAHIGAILKPGMAIAVEPMVNVGKEDVIFEDDGWRVVTTDGTLSAHFEHTFLVTDTGCEVLTKF, encoded by the coding sequence ATGATCCATATTCATACGCCCGGTGAGCAAACTAATTTACGCGCCAGTGGTAAATTACTGGGGGATATTCTTCGGCAATTAGTGGCTTTCACTAAACCGGGCGTAACCCTACTGCAAATAGAACAATTAGCCCAGCGTTTAATTCAAAAAGAAAAAGCCAAACCGGCTTTTTTGGGTTATCATGGTTATAAAAATATTTTATGTACGTCCGTCAATGAAGAGGTGGTGCATTGTCCGCCAACTGGCCGTGTCTTATTAGATGGAGATATTTTATCAATTGATGCTGGTGTGATAGTTCATGGTATGTACTCCGATGCGGCGGTGACGATTCCGGTTGGTAAAATTTCTGCTACAGCCCAAAAATTAATTGACGTGACACGAACATCCTTATATGAAATCGGCGTGGCGCAAATAAAGCCGGGTAATAAAATAGGGGATATTGGTCATGCCATTCAAACTTATGTAGAGCAGCATGGCTTTAGTGTAGTGAAACAGTTAGTCGGCCATGGCATTGGTCGGCATCTCCATGAGGATCCGGCCATACCAAACTATGGTGAAGCGCATATAGGTGCCATCTTAAAACCGGGCATGGCCATTGCCGTTGAACCAATGGTTAACGTTGGTAAGGAAGACGTCATCTTTGAAGACGATGGCTGGCGTGTGGTGACCACAGATGGTACACTAAGTGCACACTTTGAGCACACTTTTTTGGTAACGGATACTGGGTGTGAAGTGCTAACCAAGTTTTAA
- a CDS encoding nucleoside monophosphate kinase, producing the protein MARNILLFGPQGSGKGTQGERLSVHLGLPFIVTGNIFREHIKNNTVIGQEIKSFIKAGKLVPDHVTKAVINDRLQKPDCQAGFILDGYPRNLIQAEALDKITTVTHLIYIALSDASAIDRIAGRRTCVAAGHVYHIKHNPPKQMGLCDQDGSALLQRDDDTEAALQKRLEIYHQDTEPVLEHYQTQGVVHTVHGEETIITVWEEVKAIFA; encoded by the coding sequence ATGGCGCGCAATATCTTATTGTTCGGTCCACAAGGTTCTGGTAAAGGGACACAAGGTGAACGCCTCAGTGTTCATTTGGGATTACCGTTTATTGTGACTGGCAATATATTTAGAGAACATATCAAAAATAATACAGTCATTGGGCAAGAGATTAAGAGCTTTATCAAGGCTGGTAAACTAGTGCCTGATCATGTCACTAAGGCTGTGATTAATGATCGTTTACAAAAACCTGATTGCCAAGCTGGTTTTATTTTAGATGGCTATCCGAGAAACTTAATACAAGCGGAGGCTTTGGATAAAATAACCACAGTGACACATTTGATCTATATTGCTTTATCTGATGCTTCCGCCATTGATCGAATCGCCGGACGCCGCACGTGTGTAGCAGCTGGCCATGTTTATCACATTAAACATAATCCACCCAAACAAATGGGACTGTGTGATCAAGATGGGTCAGCTTTGTTACAACGTGATGATGATACAGAAGCGGCCTTACAAAAGCGTTTAGAAATTTACCATCAAGACACTGAACCGGTGTTGGAGCATTATCAGACACAGGGTGTTGTCCATACTGTTCATGGTGAAGAGACGATAATAACAGTTTGGGAAGAAGTCAAAGCCATTTTTGCATGA
- the secY gene encoding preprotein translocase subunit SecY, which translates to MWQAVNKIVGNADLRKKIAYVLGLLVIFRLAAHVPIPGVDVTNLKAFFSSNAYLGLLNVFSGGALENFSLVMLGVGPFISASIVFQLLGMIVPKFEEMQKETDGQRQIQQWTRYLAVPMAIIQGYGTISLLQRTGGGIIGQLSTWQMVTAVVLICGGSIFTMWLGELITEKNIGNGISIMIFAGIVAQLPVAIQQLLATYDSAQLPSIILYVVIALLVIFGVVFVTQGQRNIPIATARQMHGQSLAGRETHLPLRVNQAGVIPIIFAVSLVFIPPIIGQYLVTISIPWVATFGHFLIDAFNNKTVYAVLYFTFVFIFTYFYTAVVFKPEQIAENLQKRGSFIPGVRPGKPTAEYLQFISNRIVLFGALFLGLIAVLPTVLQSFSSSSTSSVVIGGTSLLIVVSVALETVQQVQAQIKVREYEYF; encoded by the coding sequence ATGTGGCAAGCAGTAAATAAAATTGTCGGTAATGCTGATTTGCGCAAAAAAATTGCCTATGTGTTAGGGTTGTTAGTTATTTTTCGTTTGGCCGCTCATGTGCCAATTCCTGGGGTGGACGTTACAAACTTAAAGGCGTTTTTTAGTAGCAATGCGTATCTTGGTTTGTTAAATGTATTTTCTGGTGGTGCGCTTGAAAATTTTTCTCTGGTAATGCTTGGGGTCGGCCCTTTCATTTCTGCTTCGATTGTTTTTCAACTGTTGGGCATGATTGTGCCCAAGTTTGAGGAGATGCAAAAAGAAACTGATGGGCAAAGGCAAATTCAACAATGGACACGTTATTTAGCTGTACCCATGGCCATCATTCAAGGTTATGGCACCATTAGTTTATTACAACGTACCGGCGGTGGTATTATCGGTCAGTTATCTACCTGGCAAATGGTTACGGCCGTAGTGTTGATCTGTGGTGGTAGTATCTTTACTATGTGGTTAGGGGAGTTAATTACCGAAAAGAATATTGGTAATGGTATTTCAATAATGATTTTTGCCGGTATCGTGGCGCAATTGCCCGTGGCCATACAACAATTGTTAGCCACCTATGACAGTGCGCAATTACCCAGCATTATTTTATACGTTGTCATCGCCTTGTTAGTTATCTTTGGGGTTGTGTTTGTGACTCAAGGGCAGCGTAATATTCCCATTGCAACAGCGCGCCAAATGCATGGACAAAGCTTAGCTGGTCGAGAAACGCATTTGCCACTCCGCGTGAATCAGGCTGGTGTAATTCCAATTATCTTTGCCGTTTCTCTAGTATTTATTCCACCGATTATCGGGCAATATCTGGTGACTATATCAATTCCATGGGTGGCGACCTTTGGTCATTTCTTAATTGATGCCTTTAACAATAAAACCGTTTATGCGGTGCTATATTTCACCTTTGTCTTTATTTTTACTTATTTTTATACGGCCGTAGTGTTCAAACCGGAACAAATTGCGGAAAATTTGCAAAAACGAGGGTCGTTTATACCAGGTGTGCGTCCGGGTAAACCAACCGCCGAGTATTTACAGTTTATTTCAAATCGCATTGTCTTATTTGGTGCTTTATTTTTAGGTCTGATTGCGGTTTTGCCAACGGTGTTGCAGTCTTTTTCTTCCAGCTCAACCAGTAGCGTCGTAATTGGAGGCACATCGTTATTGATTGTGGTATCGGTCGCTCTGGAAACAGTGCAGCAAGTGCAAGCGCAAATTAAAGTTCGTGAGTACGAATATTTTTAA
- a CDS encoding uL15 family ribosomal protein — protein sequence MLTLTSLQPKSRKHKRRIGRGNGSGRGTFSGRGMKGQRSRSGSRGGLKLRGLRSLMKAIPKVRGGARRFHAERLTTVTLAYLERKCSANTTIELRGNKVLGSGEITKPLLVKASAFSASAKAKIEAAGGKAIPCGKQ from the coding sequence ATGTTGACACTTACATCACTTCAACCTAAATCTAGAAAACACAAACGGCGCATTGGCCGTGGCAATGGTTCTGGCCGTGGTACATTTTCCGGCCGAGGCATGAAAGGACAAAGATCACGCAGTGGTAGTAGAGGTGGTTTAAAATTGCGTGGCTTAAGAAGTTTAATGAAGGCTATTCCAAAAGTACGTGGAGGAGCGCGACGCTTCCATGCTGAACGTCTCACGACTGTAACCTTGGCCTATTTAGAGCGCAAATGTTCCGCGAATACGACGATTGAATTGCGCGGTAATAAAGTTTTGGGTAGTGGAGAAATTACCAAACCATTACTTGTTAAAGCCAGTGCTTTTTCTGCGTCTGCCAAAGCTAAAATAGAAGCGGCTGGTGGTAAAGCAATTCCATGTGGCAAGCAGTAA
- the rpsE gene encoding 30S ribosomal protein S5, whose protein sequence is MSKQGNRNSKRQQPKDEYDQYTVDLARVTRVMAGGKRMRFRACVVVGNKKGVVGVGLAKGQDVTGAVQKAGLKARKHLIRVPIVNESIPHPVFMKFASAKVLLKPAQKGRGLIAGGAVRVVLEAAGVPNVVSKMMGSRNKINNVYAVIEALKTLRAERIK, encoded by the coding sequence ATGTCAAAACAAGGAAACCGCAATTCAAAACGTCAACAACCCAAAGATGAGTACGATCAATACACTGTGGATTTGGCGCGGGTAACACGCGTCATGGCCGGAGGTAAACGGATGCGTTTTCGGGCTTGTGTCGTGGTAGGAAATAAAAAAGGTGTCGTCGGAGTGGGCTTAGCCAAAGGTCAGGATGTGACAGGAGCAGTGCAAAAAGCTGGTCTGAAAGCACGTAAACACCTAATTCGTGTGCCAATTGTCAATGAATCTATACCACATCCAGTATTCATGAAATTTGCCAGCGCTAAGGTGTTATTAAAACCAGCTCAAAAAGGGCGCGGTTTGATTGCCGGCGGGGCAGTGCGAGTAGTATTGGAAGCAGCTGGTGTACCAAATGTAGTTAGTAAAATGATGGGTTCGCGCAATAAAATTAATAATGTTTATGCCGTGATCGAAGCGTTGAAAACTCTTCGAGCTGAGCGTATTAAATAA
- the rplR gene encoding 50S ribosomal protein L18 produces the protein MNKKLLLSKQARRQRRQHRVRAKLVGTAERPRLSVRRSLQHISCQLVNDIIGKTIAATSDQKLTGTKTERATAVGTTIAELAKKQGINQVVFDRSSYLYHGRVKALADAARAAGLQF, from the coding sequence ATGAACAAAAAACTTCTCTTATCTAAACAAGCGCGCCGGCAACGTCGGCAACACCGGGTTCGGGCTAAGCTTGTCGGTACAGCCGAACGACCACGTTTATCAGTGCGTCGGTCGTTACAGCATATCAGTTGTCAGTTGGTGAATGATATTATTGGCAAAACCATTGCGGCCACATCAGATCAGAAATTAACCGGCACCAAAACGGAACGAGCGACAGCGGTTGGTACGACAATAGCTGAATTAGCTAAAAAACAAGGTATCAATCAGGTGGTATTTGACCGATCCAGTTATCTTTATCATGGTCGAGTTAAAGCTTTAGCCGATGCTGCCCGTGCAGCCGGATTACAATTTTAA
- the rplF gene encoding 50S ribosomal protein L6 gives MSRKANKPISIPTGVTVTVVDHLVTVKGPKGELQQKIHPLVTVTVETDGVHVSVQQPDEKFQRSLWGTTGALISNMIVGVVTHYAKQLEINGVGYGFEVKGKQLQIKAGYSHVVLMDIPEGVAIKQERNLITLSSHDKQLLGQFAAEVRKVRKPEPYKGKGIKYADEVIIRKQGKQAASA, from the coding sequence ATGTCTCGTAAAGCCAATAAACCCATTTCAATTCCTACCGGTGTCACCGTCACTGTCGTAGATCACCTGGTCACAGTTAAAGGGCCAAAAGGTGAATTGCAGCAAAAAATTCATCCACTAGTCACAGTGACTGTTGAAACTGATGGCGTGCACGTTTCTGTGCAGCAGCCGGATGAGAAATTTCAGCGTTCGCTGTGGGGTACAACCGGAGCCTTGATCAGTAATATGATAGTTGGTGTTGTTACTCACTATGCTAAACAACTTGAAATAAATGGCGTTGGTTACGGCTTTGAAGTAAAGGGTAAGCAATTGCAAATCAAGGCTGGTTATTCCCATGTGGTTTTGATGGATATTCCTGAAGGAGTAGCCATTAAACAGGAAAGAAATTTGATTACCTTGAGTTCACACGATAAACAATTATTGGGGCAATTTGCCGCCGAGGTGCGTAAAGTCCGTAAACCAGAACCATATAAGGGTAAAGGTATAAAATATGCAGATGAAGTTATTATTCGTAAGCAAGGTAAACAAGCCGCGAGTGCGTAA
- the rpsH gene encoding 30S ribosomal protein S8, with the protein MTDPIADMLTRIRNAAAVRKPTVVIPFSKLKNKLALILKKEHYIENLATIQVAGRPNLELTLRYLPDGQSAIQAVNRISKPGRRVYAQKKVLPYVQNNFGLAIISTSQGLMTNKQARQKNLGGEVICEIY; encoded by the coding sequence ATGACCGACCCAATTGCTGACATGCTTACAAGAATTCGGAACGCCGCCGCGGTTCGTAAACCGACTGTTGTGATACCGTTTTCTAAACTAAAAAATAAGTTAGCTTTAATTCTCAAAAAAGAGCATTACATTGAGAATTTAGCTACAATCCAGGTGGCTGGAAGACCTAATTTGGAGTTGACTTTGCGTTATTTACCGGATGGTCAATCTGCGATTCAGGCGGTTAATCGGATTAGTAAACCGGGTCGACGGGTTTATGCCCAAAAGAAAGTTTTGCCTTATGTTCAGAATAATTTCGGTCTGGCCATAATTTCTACCTCACAGGGTTTGATGACTAATAAACAAGCGCGCCAAAAGAATTTGGGCGGAGAAGTGATTTGTGAAATTTATTAA
- a CDS encoding type Z 30S ribosomal protein S14 — protein MAKTSQEVSARRKPKFSTRRVNRCWRCGRRHGFMRDFKLCRICFRELAEQGAIPGVKRASW, from the coding sequence ATGGCAAAAACCTCACAAGAAGTCAGCGCACGGCGCAAGCCAAAATTTTCCACCCGTCGAGTGAATCGTTGTTGGCGATGTGGACGGCGCCATGGTTTTATGAGAGATTTTAAACTGTGCCGGATCTGCTTCCGGGAATTGGCTGAACAAGGCGCAATTCCAGGAGTTAAACGCGCTAGCTGGTAA
- the rplE gene encoding 50S ribosomal protein L5, with product MTRLEQRYKDQIIPSLMASFDLKNKNAVPKLTKVTINVGFGKANGDKKIIDAVSHTLTRISGQKPILTKAKKSISNFKLRQGMVIGAMVTLRKDRMYEFVDKLINVSLPRVRDFQGIKRTAVDQDGNLNIGLKEHLVFPEIKSDGVEHVHGLEVAITTTADNQKQGMKLFELLGIPFKK from the coding sequence ATGACACGACTAGAACAACGCTATAAAGATCAAATAATTCCCAGCCTCATGGCTAGCTTCGATTTGAAGAATAAAAATGCCGTACCAAAACTGACCAAAGTAACTATTAATGTTGGCTTTGGAAAGGCCAATGGTGACAAAAAAATAATTGATGCCGTTAGTCATACTCTGACACGTATTTCCGGACAGAAACCGATTTTGACTAAAGCCAAAAAATCAATTTCAAACTTCAAATTGCGCCAAGGTATGGTGATTGGTGCCATGGTCACTCTGCGCAAGGATCGGATGTACGAATTTGTCGATAAGTTAATTAATGTTAGTTTACCCCGGGTACGTGACTTTCAAGGCATTAAACGTACGGCGGTTGATCAGGATGGTAATTTGAATATTGGCTTAAAAGAACATTTGGTGTTTCCGGAAATTAAATCTGATGGGGTTGAGCATGTGCATGGGCTAGAAGTGGCCATTACGACCACAGCCGATAATCAGAAGCAAGGTATGAAGTTATTTGAATTATTAGGTATACCATTCAAGAAATAA
- the rplX gene encoding 50S ribosomal protein L24, translated as MKIKQGDMVKVMKGKDSGKTGKVVQVLLQDHKVVVEGLHILKKHMKPTKRGEKGQRIEFSAPMQLANVQLVCSKCNKVTRVGMKVLTDGKKQRICSKCKEVL; from the coding sequence ATGAAAATTAAACAAGGAGACATGGTTAAAGTAATGAAGGGCAAAGATTCCGGTAAAACCGGTAAAGTGGTTCAGGTATTATTGCAAGACCATAAAGTGGTGGTGGAAGGTTTGCACATATTGAAAAAACACATGAAGCCAACCAAGCGGGGAGAGAAGGGGCAACGGATTGAATTTTCTGCGCCAATGCAACTGGCTAATGTGCAGCTGGTGTGTAGTAAATGTAATAAAGTCACCAGAGTGGGCATGAAAGTATTAACTGATGGTAAAAAACAACGCATTTGTAGTAAATGTAAAGAGGTATTGTAA
- the rplN gene encoding 50S ribosomal protein L14, translating into MIQLRSYLSVADNSGAKVVSCIMVHGGYQKRYGHIGDIITVSIKEAHPHTQMKKGTIGHAVIVRTRKEIRRKDGSYIRFDDNSCVMIDKKSKEPIGTRIFGPIPREIKLKGFTKIASLAPEVL; encoded by the coding sequence ATGATTCAATTACGTAGTTATTTATCAGTTGCCGATAATAGTGGAGCCAAGGTAGTCAGTTGTATTATGGTACACGGCGGTTATCAAAAACGTTATGGGCACATTGGCGACATTATCACTGTATCTATTAAAGAAGCCCATCCACATACCCAGATGAAAAAGGGAACGATTGGTCATGCTGTGATCGTGCGCACCAGAAAAGAAATTCGGCGTAAAGATGGCAGCTATATCAGATTTGATGATAATTCCTGTGTGATGATTGATAAGAAATCAAAAGAACCGATTGGTACTCGTATTTTTGGACCGATACCGCGCGAAATCAAGCTTAAAGGATTTACCAAAATAGCCTCATTGGCACCAGAAGTTTTATGA
- the rpsQ gene encoding 30S ribosomal protein S17: protein MKQTVHRHFQGVVVSNKQSKTVVVKVDRLRFHPIYKKRFTMSSKFHVHDEREQYEVGDTVEFVECRPISKTKKWRVVYKKNI, encoded by the coding sequence ATGAAACAAACAGTCCATCGGCATTTTCAAGGAGTGGTGGTGTCTAATAAACAGTCGAAAACTGTCGTGGTTAAAGTTGATCGCTTACGGTTTCATCCCATTTACAAAAAACGATTTACGATGAGTAGTAAATTTCATGTCCATGATGAGCGTGAACAATATGAAGTTGGAGACACAGTTGAATTTGTTGAGTGCCGTCCGATTAGTAAGACCAAAAAGTGGCGGGTAGTGTATAAGAAAAATATATGA